A portion of the Candidatus Eremiobacteraceae bacterium genome contains these proteins:
- a CDS encoding Ig-like domain-containing protein, which yields MPSNGATARGARFFACTIFLLGLGALGAGCAHKEAPLPAVAPVPAPTLQSWIAEISPQGEADPLSQIRIIFKQPVIPVESIESPDAQTELARFSLLPSLPGHFRFLTPRMVGFQADAAIPVATRVQVRIAAGLTDVKGDRLDRDLTWTFQTESVTLTGLPGTDENGALMENPDPGVIRPRLVVRANTELDIASLRSHTSLAPERGGATASVDVERDTSSPPPWQCDACDGDNASSGFDPSKADWAYTITPTADLAKGTRYALVFSPGINPTHGNLPSTDKFAGRVVTFAPLALQKHELTGQPGPDGPSGRFVNGVLQLAFNNGIDAASAGTNITISPASSDASHLLDVYDGDNTATLNPLVLAPDTAYTVTIGAGLKDQFGQTLGAAQTVAYSTGDLAGDIWAAEGLHVFPLDTGLRIDVATVNLPKKRYSAAYRVLTPADLVWLDPQDTDISRILPDSKAWTNYPVTAPKNQLVTTAVPIADKLGGPTGLLAYGIQADTNQYGADSPKAWRTRQLFGVVELTNLGVFAQWYPSSGLVRVSRLSDGAPVGGATIEVYPSRVSYDPTPAGATAPCATAMTDSTGTAHFGSADVKPCMTFSQSPDQAPDLLTVVKTSADWAYVRTSSWDGSYGYGLYGGWDGGGVPQSCGSVYSDRQLYQPGETVRLSGAAFALSGGKIQRESGVRFRVTLDDPNGNHTLAGTTAADAFGAFTLSIPLAMNQALGYYSVTAKGDDGVVINGDFRVAQFRAPNFKVALTLDKQYAPAGGTVSATASSTYLFGSPVEGGSAQYYVTRSQADLNPKGWDTYQFGPRWFWPDQAPDATSDVLQSAQTIDAKGASALTIPVAADLPYPMSYRVDMQTTDVSHLSVSDSKSFTALPSLDLIGLHNDWVATAGKPFAESVIVTDPDGKPQSGNRVHLELQSMKYIWAGQIVEGGEAPQDRVLYTTVAQDDITSTSSAVAVSFTPKSSGEYRIRANFPGASNAATESDDIIYATGDEPYAWGSDNPAGIQVKLDKPNYKIGDLATALIESPYPAAELYFAVIRHDVISSQILQVKGSAPRVQFRVAPDMVPNAAVEAVLVRRGRPLGQLASGTLDSLARAGFAPFNTDLGSHYLKVGVRPAHATIEPGQMQTIRLSLHDANGRPAAGEFAVMVVNEAVLQLTGYRPPDLVKTVFADQPISTRFSDNRPNVVLSKQKLAGEKGWGYGGGFGAGAAGTRVRTNFQPIAYYNGAVRADSSGNAVVSFALPDDLTTWRVMAVAIGPPGAPGAPDPLTFGSADATFIANKPLVTNALLPQFARPGDEFLGGVTVTNSTGAPAQVAITGLLAGPLAFTSTSAQTNRVQSTETAAVGTSAFRFDMKITGDGSATVRFDSGMAGLTDAFALPLDVVTRSVLESTVDTGSTQTTATVPINVGPDVTHDAGGLQLTVASSLVPFVAGPAARMIDDYPLPFAETAGSRLRAAADIAIINKRFASPLTGVDVAATSGLAMQQLAALQLSNGGLAPWPGATKAAPLDSAYAALALARAREAGLKVDDVVWRRLSDYLAVNLANPFDDTCTSDLCAAEVRLADLQALAALGERRTDFLQEIFDKRDRLCDVTRVELARYLSQTPGWESQAKQMSDAIERNVYITGRGAAVSLPGSWQWYNSETTAQAQALRLFVARAGSTDIADNMLKTLLGMRRNGTWGDSYDNAEALDAIVDYGVAQGPAPAFNAMITLARAPIMAERFAGYVDPERSKFVPMTGLARGRSDLALSKEGTGTLHYVVSYQYQPVNGEPGAINGLRVLREIRPANKEQVLATIGVGYSGQPIELPAGNVFDIGLQIITDHFVDHVVIDDPLPAGFEAVDTSFATSTPYFQTTSAWQIDFQTIARDRVTAFASELSPGVYSMHYLVRTVTPGTYVWPGAEAQLQYAPEEFGRTASSTVKVTQP from the coding sequence CGGTCACCCTGACCGGCTTGCCGGGCACGGACGAAAACGGCGCGTTGATGGAAAATCCCGATCCGGGCGTCATCCGGCCGCGCTTGGTGGTCCGCGCGAATACCGAACTCGACATCGCGTCGCTGCGGTCGCATACGTCGCTCGCGCCCGAACGGGGCGGCGCCACCGCGTCCGTCGATGTCGAGCGCGACACGTCGTCGCCGCCGCCGTGGCAATGCGATGCGTGCGACGGCGACAACGCAAGCTCGGGCTTCGACCCTTCGAAGGCCGACTGGGCCTACACCATCACGCCGACAGCCGACTTGGCGAAGGGGACCCGCTACGCGTTGGTGTTCTCTCCGGGCATAAACCCGACGCACGGCAATCTGCCAAGCACGGACAAATTCGCCGGCCGGGTCGTCACGTTCGCGCCGTTAGCGCTACAGAAGCACGAATTGACCGGTCAGCCCGGCCCCGACGGACCCTCCGGCCGGTTCGTCAACGGCGTGCTCCAGCTTGCGTTCAACAACGGCATCGACGCGGCGTCGGCAGGCACGAACATCACGATTTCGCCGGCCTCCTCGGATGCATCGCACCTGCTCGATGTGTACGATGGCGACAACACGGCGACGCTCAATCCGCTCGTTCTCGCTCCGGACACCGCCTACACCGTCACCATCGGCGCGGGTTTGAAAGATCAATTCGGTCAGACGCTCGGGGCGGCGCAGACGGTCGCCTATAGCACCGGCGATTTGGCCGGCGATATCTGGGCAGCCGAGGGCCTGCACGTCTTTCCGCTGGACACCGGTCTGCGAATCGATGTCGCGACGGTCAACCTTCCCAAAAAACGATACAGCGCGGCGTATCGCGTGTTGACGCCGGCCGATCTCGTATGGCTCGATCCGCAGGATACCGATATCTCGCGCATCTTGCCCGATTCGAAGGCATGGACGAACTATCCGGTGACGGCGCCGAAGAACCAACTCGTCACCACTGCGGTGCCGATCGCCGACAAGCTCGGCGGCCCCACCGGCCTGCTGGCCTACGGTATCCAAGCGGACACAAACCAGTACGGAGCCGACAGCCCGAAGGCGTGGCGCACTCGCCAACTCTTCGGTGTGGTGGAGTTGACAAACCTCGGCGTCTTCGCACAGTGGTACCCGTCATCGGGCCTGGTTCGAGTCAGCCGCCTCTCCGACGGCGCACCGGTCGGCGGCGCAACGATCGAAGTTTATCCGTCGCGCGTTTCCTACGACCCTACGCCGGCCGGCGCGACCGCGCCATGCGCGACCGCGATGACCGACTCCACAGGGACGGCGCACTTCGGTTCTGCAGACGTGAAGCCGTGCATGACGTTCTCGCAGTCACCGGATCAGGCGCCGGACTTGCTCACGGTCGTGAAGACGTCCGCCGATTGGGCGTACGTCCGCACGTCGTCGTGGGATGGCTCGTACGGCTATGGTCTCTACGGCGGCTGGGACGGGGGAGGCGTGCCGCAATCGTGCGGGTCCGTTTACTCCGACCGGCAACTCTATCAACCCGGCGAAACCGTTCGTTTGAGCGGCGCGGCGTTTGCGTTGAGCGGCGGCAAGATCCAGCGCGAAAGCGGCGTGCGATTCCGCGTGACCCTCGACGATCCGAACGGAAATCACACGCTCGCCGGCACGACCGCCGCCGATGCGTTCGGCGCCTTCACGTTGTCGATTCCACTTGCCATGAATCAGGCTCTCGGCTACTACAGCGTGACCGCCAAAGGCGATGACGGGGTCGTGATCAACGGCGACTTCCGCGTGGCGCAGTTCCGCGCTCCTAACTTCAAAGTCGCGCTGACGTTGGACAAGCAGTACGCGCCCGCCGGCGGCACGGTCAGCGCAACGGCCAGCAGCACGTACCTCTTCGGCTCACCGGTCGAAGGCGGCTCGGCGCAATACTACGTGACGCGTTCGCAGGCCGACCTCAATCCAAAAGGTTGGGATACATATCAGTTCGGTCCAAGGTGGTTCTGGCCCGACCAGGCGCCCGACGCGACAAGCGATGTGCTCCAGAGCGCTCAGACGATCGACGCAAAGGGCGCAAGCGCGCTGACGATCCCGGTCGCGGCCGACCTTCCGTATCCGATGTCGTACCGCGTCGACATGCAGACGACCGACGTCTCACATCTGTCGGTGAGCGACTCGAAATCGTTCACGGCGTTGCCGTCGCTCGACCTGATCGGCCTGCACAACGATTGGGTGGCCACGGCTGGCAAGCCGTTCGCCGAAAGCGTGATCGTCACCGATCCCGACGGAAAGCCGCAATCCGGCAATCGCGTGCATCTCGAACTGCAGTCCATGAAATACATATGGGCGGGTCAGATCGTGGAAGGCGGAGAGGCGCCGCAGGACCGTGTGCTCTACACCACGGTCGCGCAAGACGACATCACGTCCACCAGTTCGGCCGTCGCCGTGTCGTTCACGCCGAAATCGTCAGGAGAATATCGCATCCGCGCGAACTTCCCCGGCGCGAGCAATGCAGCGACTGAATCAGACGACATCATCTACGCGACCGGCGACGAGCCGTACGCGTGGGGCAGCGACAATCCGGCCGGCATCCAGGTGAAGCTCGACAAACCGAACTACAAAATCGGCGACCTCGCAACAGCCCTGATCGAATCTCCCTATCCGGCCGCCGAACTCTACTTCGCCGTGATCCGCCACGACGTGATCTCGTCGCAGATCTTGCAGGTGAAGGGCAGCGCGCCGCGCGTGCAGTTCCGCGTCGCGCCGGACATGGTGCCGAATGCAGCGGTAGAGGCGGTGCTCGTGCGTCGTGGGCGGCCGCTCGGTCAGTTGGCGTCGGGCACGTTGGACAGCCTTGCGCGCGCCGGATTCGCGCCGTTCAACACCGATCTGGGTTCGCACTATCTCAAAGTGGGAGTCCGTCCGGCACACGCCACCATCGAGCCCGGCCAAATGCAGACGATTCGCCTTTCCTTGCACGACGCAAATGGCAGACCAGCGGCCGGAGAGTTCGCCGTGATGGTCGTCAACGAGGCCGTGCTGCAATTGACCGGTTACCGGCCGCCGGATCTTGTGAAGACCGTTTTTGCCGATCAGCCGATATCAACGCGGTTTTCAGACAACCGGCCCAACGTCGTGCTGAGCAAGCAAAAGCTTGCGGGCGAAAAAGGTTGGGGTTACGGCGGCGGGTTTGGCGCCGGCGCTGCGGGAACGCGCGTCCGCACAAATTTCCAGCCGATCGCGTATTACAACGGCGCTGTGCGCGCGGATTCGTCGGGGAATGCGGTCGTCTCGTTCGCGCTTCCCGATGACCTGACGACTTGGCGCGTGATGGCGGTCGCCATCGGTCCACCCGGCGCGCCCGGTGCGCCCGATCCGCTCACGTTCGGCAGCGCCGACGCCACCTTCATCGCGAACAAACCGCTCGTCACCAACGCGCTGCTGCCGCAATTCGCCCGGCCGGGCGATGAGTTTCTCGGCGGCGTGACGGTTACCAATTCCACGGGCGCGCCGGCGCAAGTCGCGATCACGGGCCTCTTGGCTGGCCCGCTCGCATTCACGAGTACGTCGGCCCAAACCAACCGAGTGCAATCGACCGAAACGGCGGCCGTCGGCACGAGCGCCTTCCGGTTCGACATGAAGATCACGGGCGATGGAAGCGCCACCGTGCGATTCGATTCAGGCATGGCGGGCCTCACCGATGCGTTCGCATTGCCGCTCGACGTCGTTACGCGCAGCGTCCTCGAGTCCACAGTCGACACCGGCTCCACGCAGACCACCGCCACCGTGCCGATAAACGTCGGTCCGGACGTGACGCACGACGCCGGCGGGTTGCAGCTCACTGTGGCTAGTTCGCTCGTGCCGTTCGTCGCCGGGCCGGCGGCCCGGATGATCGACGATTACCCGTTGCCGTTCGCCGAAACCGCCGGAAGCAGATTGCGTGCAGCGGCCGATATCGCGATCATCAACAAGCGCTTCGCCAGCCCGCTGACCGGCGTCGACGTCGCGGCCACATCCGGCCTTGCGATGCAACAACTCGCGGCGCTGCAGCTTAGCAACGGCGGGCTGGCCCCATGGCCCGGCGCGACGAAGGCGGCGCCGCTCGACAGCGCGTACGCGGCGCTCGCACTCGCCCGCGCTCGAGAAGCCGGCCTAAAAGTCGATGACGTGGTATGGCGCCGGCTCAGCGACTACCTCGCAGTGAACCTTGCGAATCCTTTCGACGACACGTGTACATCGGATCTGTGCGCCGCCGAAGTGCGCCTCGCCGATCTGCAAGCTCTTGCCGCGCTCGGAGAACGGCGCACCGACTTCTTGCAGGAGATATTCGATAAACGCGACCGGCTCTGCGACGTCACGCGCGTGGAGCTGGCGAGGTATCTCTCGCAAACGCCGGGTTGGGAGTCGCAAGCCAAGCAGATGAGTGACGCGATCGAGCGCAACGTCTACATCACAGGCCGCGGCGCGGCGGTGAGCCTGCCCGGCTCGTGGCAATGGTATAACTCGGAGACCACCGCGCAGGCGCAGGCTTTGCGTTTGTTCGTCGCGCGGGCAGGCTCGACAGATATCGCCGACAACATGCTCAAGACTTTGCTCGGCATGCGCCGCAATGGAACGTGGGGCGATTCTTACGACAATGCCGAAGCACTGGACGCGATCGTAGACTACGGCGTCGCGCAAGGACCGGCGCCGGCGTTCAACGCGATGATCACGCTCGCGCGAGCGCCGATCATGGCCGAACGGTTCGCCGGCTATGTCGACCCGGAGCGAAGCAAGTTCGTACCGATGACGGGTTTGGCGCGTGGGCGCAGCGACCTCGCTCTTTCTAAAGAGGGAACGGGGACGCTGCACTACGTCGTCTCTTACCAATACCAGCCGGTCAACGGCGAGCCCGGTGCGATAAACGGCTTGCGCGTACTGCGCGAGATCCGCCCGGCCAACAAAGAGCAGGTGCTCGCCACGATCGGCGTCGGCTACTCAGGTCAGCCGATCGAACTGCCGGCGGGCAACGTGTTCGACATAGGTTTGCAGATCATCACCGATCACTTCGTGGATCACGTGGTCATCGACGACCCGCTCCCCGCTGGTTTCGAGGCGGTCGACACCTCGTTCGCCACCTCCACGCCGTACTTTCAAACCACGAGCGCGTGGCAGATCGACTTCCAGACGATTGCGCGCGACCGCGTGACGGCGTTCGCGTCCGAGCTTTCGCCCGGCGTGTATTCGATGCACTACCTCGTGCGGACGGTCACGCCCGGTACGTATGTCTGGCCGGGAGCGGAAGCGCAGCTGCAGTACGCGCCGGAGGAGTTCGGCAGAACAGCGTCCTCAACGGTAAAAGTGACCCAGCCATGA
- a CDS encoding acyltransferase, translating into MAGEGLPATRTWWHALPGATHLRAFVRLMRQGARDVAMRDRLPNATIGEGVIIRGIERFTSGKNLILDHRAYINCRGGAWNKRAGFVTIGDHSEIGPFCALWGAGGITIGNNVHLGSHVSISAHEGRQVKPEDLDVMKPLDFDFAPVVIEDHVLVCSGTSIAPGVRIGHHSIIGCGSAVVKDVPPYAVAAGSPARVIRFSVPQAPDAVS; encoded by the coding sequence ATGGCCGGAGAAGGGTTACCAGCTACGCGGACGTGGTGGCACGCGCTGCCCGGTGCGACGCACCTGCGCGCGTTTGTGAGGCTTATGCGGCAGGGCGCTCGCGACGTCGCCATGCGCGATCGGCTGCCGAACGCCACGATAGGCGAGGGAGTCATCATCCGCGGCATCGAGCGCTTCACCTCGGGCAAGAACCTCATCCTCGATCATCGCGCGTACATCAATTGCCGGGGCGGCGCTTGGAACAAACGCGCCGGTTTTGTGACCATCGGCGACCATAGCGAAATCGGCCCGTTTTGCGCGCTCTGGGGAGCCGGCGGCATCACGATCGGCAACAACGTCCACCTCGGCTCGCACGTGAGCATCAGCGCGCACGAAGGCCGTCAGGTGAAACCAGAAGATCTCGATGTGATGAAGCCGCTGGATTTTGATTTCGCGCCGGTCGTGATCGAGGATCACGTGCTGGTCTGCTCGGGGACGTCGATTGCGCCCGGAGTGCGGATCGGCCATCACTCCATCATCGGATGCGGATCGGCCGTCGTGAAAGATGTACCGCCGTATGCGGTGGCGGCGGGGTCTCCGGCGCGCGTGATACGCTTTAGCGTACCCCAGGCGCCGGATGCGGTTTCCTGA
- a CDS encoding formyltransferase family protein — MIYHFCNAAFGETFRVLAADFGQRHGLPITTVMSRPPGRQGRLADPVVVADVNAPDFLAGIAPADRAIVTGFSQIFSQAAIDRFASIVNIHASLLPFYRGPTPTYWCIANHERTTGYTLHGITKKIDSGPILYQGIVPVDGIRNPMTLSSRISAAAGDTFVRYLDHLRTGSPWEIRIVDAVAAYTTHVNYRSFPPEH, encoded by the coding sequence ATGATCTATCACTTCTGTAATGCGGCCTTTGGCGAGACCTTTCGCGTTTTGGCCGCCGATTTCGGACAGCGTCACGGCTTGCCCATCACGACCGTGATGTCCCGGCCGCCTGGCCGTCAGGGAAGACTCGCCGATCCGGTGGTCGTGGCGGACGTCAACGCGCCGGATTTCTTGGCGGGAATTGCGCCGGCCGATAGAGCCATCGTCACCGGATTCAGTCAGATCTTCTCGCAAGCGGCGATCGACAGATTTGCGTCAATCGTCAATATCCATGCGTCTTTGCTGCCGTTCTACCGCGGACCCACGCCTACATATTGGTGCATCGCAAACCACGAACGCACCACCGGATACACATTGCACGGGATCACGAAAAAGATTGATTCTGGGCCGATCTTATATCAGGGAATCGTGCCGGTGGATGGCATACGAAATCCTATGACGCTTAGTTCTCGAATTAGTGCCGCAGCAGGCGACACGTTTGTCCGGTATCTCGATCACTTGCGAACGGGATCACCGTGGGAGATCAGGATCGTCGATGCCGTCGCCGCATATACGACGCACGTCAACTACCGGTCATTTCCCCCAGAGCATTAG
- a CDS encoding Rrf2 family transcriptional regulator, with protein sequence MHITARVDYALRAMVELAAGEPNLVKGERIANAQAIPLKLLENILLDLKHGGLVRSQRGFEGGYGLAKSADDITLADVIRVVEGPLANVRGVRPESVGYKGLSEPLRDVWIAVRASLRIVLESVTIADVVSGTLPGQIKRLLAKPEAWLPH encoded by the coding sequence ATGCACATCACCGCCCGGGTTGACTATGCCCTGCGAGCGATGGTCGAACTCGCCGCAGGGGAGCCCAATTTGGTGAAAGGTGAACGAATCGCCAATGCGCAGGCCATCCCCCTCAAATTGCTAGAGAACATCCTGTTGGATCTCAAGCACGGCGGCCTGGTCCGGTCGCAGCGCGGATTCGAGGGCGGCTACGGCCTCGCGAAATCTGCCGACGACATCACGTTGGCCGACGTCATCCGGGTGGTCGAAGGTCCGCTCGCCAACGTCCGCGGCGTGAGGCCTGAGAGCGTCGGCTACAAAGGCCTGTCCGAGCCGCTGCGCGATGTCTGGATCGCAGTGCGCGCGTCGCTTCGCATCGTCTTGGAGTCGGTCACAATCGCCGACGTCGTCTCGGGGACGCTGCCCGGTCAGATCAAGCGATTGCTCGCCAAGCCCGAGGCCTGGCTGCCGCACTAA
- a CDS encoding TOBE-like domain-containing protein: protein MSIVLRGVSKRFDKFAALDDVSVEIPGGSLTALVGPSGGGKSTLLRVIAGLERPDSGEVEIEGVNSLDVPVQDRGVGFVFQHYAAFKHMTVWDNIAFGMSIRKRPASEIRARVDQLLKLVQLDGLGSRYPSQLSGGQRQRMALARALCIKPSVLLLDEPFGALDSNVRAELRAWLRGLHDEIHVTTVFVTHDQAEAMEIADRIVLVHRGRIEQVGTPRELYEQPANPFVMSFIGPMTAFDDAFVRPHDVDVRVEPTSSSYEAMVQRIIHLGFEVRVDLMLADGRHIWAQITRDDVEQLDLTQGQIVYVRPSREKRFAPVSRTRMLFGNTG, encoded by the coding sequence ATGAGCATCGTGCTCCGGGGAGTCAGCAAGCGCTTCGACAAGTTCGCTGCTCTCGACGACGTGTCGGTCGAAATTCCCGGCGGCTCGCTGACGGCGCTCGTCGGTCCGAGCGGCGGCGGCAAGTCCACGCTGCTCCGGGTGATCGCCGGCTTGGAACGCCCCGATTCGGGCGAAGTGGAGATCGAAGGCGTCAACTCGCTCGATGTCCCCGTGCAGGATCGCGGCGTCGGATTCGTCTTCCAGCATTACGCGGCGTTCAAACACATGACCGTGTGGGACAATATCGCCTTCGGCATGAGCATCCGCAAGCGGCCGGCGAGCGAGATCCGCGCGCGCGTCGACCAATTGTTGAAGCTCGTCCAACTCGACGGGCTCGGATCGCGGTACCCTAGCCAGCTCTCCGGTGGCCAGCGCCAGCGCATGGCTTTGGCGCGCGCGCTTTGCATCAAGCCGAGCGTGCTGCTGCTCGACGAACCGTTCGGCGCCCTCGACTCGAACGTCCGCGCGGAACTTCGCGCGTGGCTGCGCGGCCTGCACGACGAGATCCACGTCACAACGGTCTTCGTCACGCACGATCAGGCCGAAGCCATGGAAATCGCCGACCGCATCGTTCTCGTCCATCGCGGCCGCATCGAACAAGTCGGCACGCCGCGCGAACTGTACGAACAACCCGCCAATCCATTCGTCATGTCGTTCATCGGTCCGATGACCGCATTCGACGACGCGTTTGTCCGGCCGCACGACGTCGACGTACGCGTCGAGCCCACGAGTTCGTCGTACGAAGCCATGGTCCAGCGCATCATCCATCTCGGCTTCGAGGTACGCGTCGATCTCATGCTCGCCGACGGACGGCATATCTGGGCTCAGATCACGCGCGACGATGTCGAGCAACTCGACTTGACGCAAGGTCAGATCGTCTACGTCCGGCCGAGCCGCGAAAAACGTTTTGCGCCCGTATCGCGCACGCGCATGTTGTTCGGCAACACCGGCTAG
- the cysW gene encoding sulfate ABC transporter permease subunit CysW has protein sequence MVAKLALRYTAFAYLAAILALPVGMIFYRSFEHGVFAAWQAVTQPDALHALWLTLLIAGIAVPMNTVFGVLCALLLVRSKMRFARILDVLVDLPFAVSPVVVGLALVLVYGRQGWFGPWLLAHDIRVIFALPGMVLATVFVSLPFVVREVVPVLRETGEDQEQAARTLGASPWQAFWRVTLPSIRWGVTYGVVLTTARALGEFGAVSVVAGHLAGVTQTLTLYVDDRFEAFDLTGAYVASVVLALLAFATLFSMNALARKEA, from the coding sequence ATGGTGGCTAAGCTCGCGCTGCGCTACACGGCGTTCGCCTATCTGGCGGCCATCCTGGCCCTGCCGGTCGGCATGATCTTCTATCGCAGTTTCGAGCATGGCGTTTTTGCTGCTTGGCAAGCGGTCACACAGCCCGACGCGTTGCACGCGCTATGGCTCACGCTATTGATCGCGGGTATAGCCGTTCCGATGAACACGGTCTTCGGCGTGTTGTGCGCGCTGCTGCTCGTCCGATCGAAGATGCGGTTCGCGCGCATCCTCGACGTGCTTGTGGATCTGCCTTTTGCCGTATCGCCCGTCGTCGTGGGTCTCGCTCTCGTGCTCGTCTATGGCCGCCAGGGCTGGTTCGGCCCTTGGCTCCTCGCCCACGACATACGGGTGATCTTCGCATTGCCCGGCATGGTGCTCGCCACCGTTTTCGTCTCACTGCCGTTCGTGGTGCGCGAAGTCGTGCCCGTGCTGCGTGAAACGGGCGAAGATCAAGAACAAGCGGCACGCACGCTCGGCGCATCGCCATGGCAAGCGTTTTGGCGCGTCACGCTTCCGTCGATCCGTTGGGGCGTCACATACGGTGTGGTGCTCACCACCGCGCGTGCGCTCGGCGAGTTCGGCGCGGTGAGCGTCGTCGCCGGACACCTGGCAGGCGTCACACAGACGCTCACGCTCTACGTCGACGACCGATTTGAAGCGTTCGACCTCACCGGCGCGTACGTGGCGTCGGTCGTGCTTGCGCTACTCGCGTTCGCAACACTTTTCTCAATGAATGCGCTCGCGCGCAAGGAGGCCTGA
- the cysT gene encoding sulfate ABC transporter permease subunit CysT — protein MATSAAAIQVERVAVRNKAARSDSLLPAGIVTTFLSVIVLLPLAAVAARAFTGGSFWSEVFAADALASLRLSLIASLGVAVVNAVAGTLIAWVLVRDDFWGKPFLNALIDLPFALPTIVAGLTLVALYGPHSPVHINVAYTQAAVFLALLFVTLPFVVRSVQPVLMELDREMEEAAASLGAGILQTYARIIFPTILPALISGVALGFARSIGEFGSVVLISGNIPFKTEVAAVHVFGQIESGDIAGAATVSVVLLALSCAVLLALNALQRRGLRHGG, from the coding sequence GTGGCCACTAGCGCGGCGGCCATTCAAGTCGAGCGGGTGGCGGTCCGGAACAAGGCCGCACGCAGCGATTCGTTGTTGCCCGCCGGAATCGTCACGACGTTTTTGAGCGTGATCGTACTGCTGCCGCTCGCTGCGGTGGCAGCGCGCGCGTTCACCGGCGGGTCGTTTTGGAGCGAAGTCTTCGCCGCGGACGCGCTCGCGAGTCTGCGCTTGAGCCTCATCGCATCGCTCGGTGTGGCCGTTGTGAATGCGGTCGCCGGTACGCTGATCGCGTGGGTGCTCGTGCGCGACGATTTCTGGGGCAAACCTTTCCTCAACGCGCTCATCGACTTGCCGTTCGCGCTCCCGACGATCGTCGCCGGACTTACGCTTGTAGCCTTGTACGGACCGCATAGCCCGGTCCACATCAACGTCGCCTACACGCAGGCCGCCGTCTTTCTCGCATTGCTTTTCGTCACGCTGCCATTCGTCGTGCGCTCGGTGCAGCCGGTGCTCATGGAGCTGGACCGAGAGATGGAAGAGGCCGCCGCGTCGCTAGGCGCCGGCATCCTGCAGACGTACGCGCGCATCATCTTTCCGACCATTTTGCCGGCGCTGATCTCCGGCGTCGCGCTCGGCTTCGCTCGCTCCATCGGCGAATTCGGATCGGTCGTCCTCATCTCCGGAAACATTCCATTCAAGACAGAGGTCGCAGCGGTTCACGTCTTCGGACAGATCGAGAGCGGCGACATCGCCGGCGCCGCCACGGTGTCGGTCGTCCTCTTGGCGCTGTCCTGTGCCGTGCTGCTCGCGCTCAACGCGCTGCAGCGCCGGGGTTTGCGTCATGGTGGCTAA
- a CDS encoding sulfate ABC transporter substrate-binding protein, which produces MTLFARRATVAAALIATSAALALQPRPASADGSVQLNLIAYSTPREAYADLVKAFQATPAGQNVTFSQSFGASGEQSRAVAAGLPADVVAFSLEPDITKLVTAGLVSADWNKDKYHGMVTDSVVVFVVRKGNPKNIRAWADLIKPGVDVITPNPFTSGGARWNIMAAYGAMLKRGSSPNYAIAYLSKLFDHISVQDKSGRDSLQTFTSGKGDVMLAYENEAILAQSNGSDVDFVVPDQTILIENPIAVVTGSQHPQQARAFVDFLRTPQAQAIFAAHGYRPVLKNVPTKVRFPQPHTLFDINYLGGWQAVQTKFFDPQNGQVAQIERALGIAGGH; this is translated from the coding sequence ATGACGTTATTCGCCCGCCGTGCAACCGTTGCGGCCGCACTTATCGCTACGTCGGCCGCCCTCGCGTTGCAGCCGCGTCCCGCTTCGGCGGACGGATCGGTTCAGCTGAACCTCATCGCCTACTCGACGCCGCGCGAAGCCTACGCTGATCTCGTCAAGGCGTTCCAAGCCACGCCAGCCGGCCAAAACGTCACCTTTTCGCAATCGTTCGGCGCATCCGGCGAGCAAAGCCGGGCCGTCGCAGCCGGCTTGCCCGCGGACGTGGTCGCATTTTCGCTCGAGCCGGACATCACCAAGCTCGTCACCGCCGGCCTGGTCTCGGCCGACTGGAACAAAGACAAGTATCACGGCATGGTCACCGACTCGGTGGTGGTCTTCGTCGTGCGCAAGGGGAATCCGAAGAACATACGGGCCTGGGCCGACCTCATCAAGCCGGGCGTCGATGTGATCACACCCAATCCGTTCACGTCCGGCGGCGCGCGCTGGAACATCATGGCGGCCTACGGCGCCATGCTCAAACGTGGCTCGTCTCCCAACTACGCCATCGCCTATTTGAGCAAACTCTTCGATCATATCTCGGTGCAGGACAAGAGCGGCCGCGACTCGCTTCAGACTTTCACGTCCGGCAAGGGCGACGTCATGCTCGCCTATGAGAACGAAGCCATCCTCGCGCAGAGCAACGGCTCCGATGTCGACTTCGTCGTGCCCGATCAAACCATCTTGATCGAGAATCCGATCGCGGTGGTAACGGGATCGCAGCACCCGCAGCAAGCGCGCGCCTTTGTCGACTTCCTGCGCACCCCGCAGGCGCAGGCGATCTTCGCCGCTCACGGCTACCGGCCGGTCTTAAAGAACGTGCCCACGAAGGTGCGCTTCCCGCAGCCGCACACGTTATTCGACATCAACTACTTGGGCGGATGGCAAGCCGTGCAGACGAAGTTTTTCGATCCGCAGAACGGCCAGGTCGCGCAAATCGAACGAGCGCTAGGCATCGCCGGTGGCCACTAG